Below is a window of Staphylococcus succinus DNA.
CTAAAATGTTTAATCCTATTACTTTGCCATTACCTTCTGGTGTCTCAATCGCATCGCCAACGTCTGGTAATTGCGCACGTGCTTCTTCATAATAGTCATTTTCATATTTCAAACAACACATTAAACGGCCACAAGCACCAGAAATTTTAGTTGGATTTAATGATAAATTTTGATCTTTAGCCATTTTGATAGATACGGGTTCAAAATCACCTAAAAATGTGGAACAACATAACGAACGGCCACATGGACCAATACCACCCAATAGCTTTGCTTCGTCTCTCACGCCAATTTGTCTTAATTCAATACGCGTTCTTAATTTTTGAGCTAGTACCTTCACTAGTTTTCTAAAATCTACTCGGTCATCAGAAGTGAAATTAAATATTACTTTAGATTTATCTAAAGTAAATTCACAATTCACTAAACGCATATCTAAACTTTGCTGTTGAATGGTATCTTTACATAAATTCATAGCTTCTTCAGCGTCTAATTCATTTTGCTCATATTTCATCTTATCTTCTTCTGTCGCAAGACGTACAATTTGTTTTAATGGCAACATCACATCTTCGTCAGCTACATCTAATGGTTCATACTTTACACGTCCCATTTCTATGCCTCTTTTAGACTCAACAACGACCCAATCACCAACTTTTAAATCGAATTGTTTAGGCGCGTAATACTCCATTTTACCTGATTTTTGAAAATCAATACCCACTACATTTTGCATAGTTATTTCACCCCTTTTATAACAATCTGTTCGAATACCAATGTTGGATTCACATTTTGATTCAACTTTTTATGTGCTTCAGTTATTTGATCATACATCAAAATAATCTGATTATATGTTAATTTCTTAGTATACCC
It encodes the following:
- a CDS encoding PSP1 domain-containing protein; this encodes MQNVVGIDFQKSGKMEYYAPKQFDLKVGDWVVVESKRGIEMGRVKYEPLDVADEDVMLPLKQIVRLATEEDKMKYEQNELDAEEAMNLCKDTIQQQSLDMRLVNCEFTLDKSKVIFNFTSDDRVDFRKLVKVLAQKLRTRIELRQIGVRDEAKLLGGIGPCGRSLCCSTFLGDFEPVSIKMAKDQNLSLNPTKISGACGRLMCCLKYENDYYEEARAQLPDVGDAIETPEGNGKVIGLNILDISMQIKVEGLEQPLEYKMEELEALN